The following coding sequences lie in one Enterococcus sp. 9E7_DIV0242 genomic window:
- the pplA gene encoding extracellular electron transfer flavoprotein PplA, with the protein MKANKFIKSFAAIALTTVVLAACGSDNKDTADSSSASSTAASSSKTEESSTEAVKEAGGDLQDGTYKLEEKNYSNDYRVSFEITVKDGKIVESKYDNINEAGESKVDNADYNKNMKDKAGVSPEEFIPKFNEELVAKQSPSDIDVVSGATHSFESFQNYAQQLIQAAQAGNTETIEIDNGADLKDGSYTLKEKNNSNGYHTEFTIVVKDGKVAESKYDNVDDEGKSKQDDTEYNEMMKDKAGTDPSEFIPTFNEEFVKAMGEEDGSPAGMDVVTGATHSFHSFVIYAEQLINAAEKGDTAEITVDNIVMKK; encoded by the coding sequence GTCTTAGCTGCGTGTGGATCTGACAACAAGGATACTGCGGATTCGTCAAGTGCATCATCAACAGCAGCGTCTTCTTCAAAAACGGAAGAATCTTCAACTGAAGCTGTGAAAGAAGCAGGCGGAGATTTGCAGGATGGTACGTATAAGTTAGAAGAGAAAAACTATTCTAATGATTACCGTGTATCATTTGAAATTACTGTAAAAGACGGGAAAATCGTAGAATCTAAGTATGACAACATCAATGAAGCCGGTGAATCAAAAGTTGATAACGCAGACTATAATAAAAATATGAAAGATAAAGCTGGCGTAAGTCCAGAAGAATTTATTCCTAAATTCAATGAAGAGCTTGTTGCAAAGCAATCACCTTCTGATATCGATGTTGTATCTGGCGCGACACATTCATTTGAGTCATTCCAAAACTATGCACAACAATTGATTCAAGCGGCTCAAGCTGGCAATACTGAAACAATTGAAATCGACAATGGCGCTGACCTGAAAGATGGTTCATATACATTGAAAGAGAAAAACAACTCAAATGGGTACCACACAGAATTTACGATTGTTGTAAAAGATGGCAAGGTAGCTGAATCTAAGTATGACAATGTGGATGATGAAGGCAAATCAAAACAAGATGATACTGAATACAACGAAATGATGAAAGACAAAGCTGGTACAGATCCATCTGAATTCATTCCAACCTTCAACGAAGAGTTTGTTAAAGCGATGGGTGAAGAAGACGGTTCTCCTGCCGGAATGGATGTTGTAACTGGTGCAACTCATAGCTTCCATTCATTTGTTATCTATGCAGAACAGTTGATCAATGCTGCTGAAAAAGGCGATACAGCTGAAATCACTGTTGACAACATTGTAATGAAAAAATAA
- the menA gene encoding 1,4-dihydroxy-2-naphthoate polyprenyltransferase: MTIKVFLEIVEIRTKLASLFPFFVGVLFSIAYFDQVSWVHTLLFFVGMVVFDMATTAINNYMDFHKAKSEAYKYEENIIGVSGVSPLLVRNMIFGMIGFTAVIGLVLAIQTGWLLLFMGGVCCLIGIFYTFGPIPLSRMPLGEVFSGVTMGLGIFAMTVYLNVGQNPPFYLDISFIKGTFALTGNIWQTLAVVWASLPMVLTIANIMLANNLRDLDTDIENHRYTLVYYIGRKKGVLLFQLLQLFCYAVILLGMLFGVYDWPILLVLLSFPKIRKNLQQFKKELPQPKSFRFSINNLILFNGSYLIGLLAMIILNKFS, from the coding sequence ATGACAATAAAGGTGTTTTTAGAAATAGTGGAGATTCGTACCAAACTTGCTAGTCTGTTTCCTTTTTTTGTGGGTGTATTATTTTCGATCGCTTACTTTGATCAGGTTTCATGGGTGCACACGTTGCTATTTTTTGTAGGAATGGTCGTCTTTGATATGGCGACAACAGCAATCAATAATTATATGGACTTCCATAAAGCAAAATCAGAAGCATATAAATATGAAGAAAATATCATCGGTGTTTCCGGTGTGTCCCCACTATTGGTGAGGAATATGATTTTTGGAATGATTGGTTTCACAGCGGTAATTGGTTTGGTTCTGGCGATTCAGACAGGCTGGCTGCTTCTGTTTATGGGTGGTGTGTGTTGCTTGATTGGGATTTTTTATACATTTGGTCCGATCCCTTTGTCCCGGATGCCGTTAGGGGAAGTGTTCAGTGGTGTGACAATGGGGCTGGGGATTTTTGCAATGACGGTTTATCTGAATGTGGGACAAAATCCACCCTTTTATCTGGATATATCGTTTATAAAAGGAACCTTTGCCTTGACGGGAAATATCTGGCAAACATTGGCTGTTGTTTGGGCATCATTGCCTATGGTGTTGACGATCGCCAACATTATGCTTGCGAATAACCTGCGGGATTTGGATACGGATATAGAAAATCATCGATACACATTAGTCTATTATATTGGGCGTAAAAAAGGTGTGTTGTTATTTCAGCTATTGCAGCTGTTTTGCTATGCAGTAATCTTATTAGGGATGCTATTTGGCGTATACGACTGGCCGATTCTACTCGTGCTACTTTCTTTTCCGAAAATCCGAAAAAATCTGCAGCAGTTCAAAAAGGAATTGCCACAGCCGAAAAGCTTCCGTTTTTCTATCAATAATCTGATACTGTTCAACGGCAGCTATTTGATTGGTTTATTAGCTATGATTATTTTGAACAAATTTTCGTAA
- a CDS encoding biotin--[acetyl-CoA-carboxylase] ligase, with translation MTIKSSILSLLMRQSPAFISGEEMAQQLNVSRTAIWKAINELKKDGHVINSDRKGYQYQPSDILSVEGIRLRLAKETPELAIKLLSSSASTMKDAKLAALNGEAENTLVIADMQEAPKGRFGRPFFASEGGGIYMSILLRPNQSFEEMAQYTIIMAVAIAEATEAMTGISLEIKWVNDIYKDGKKICGILSEAMSDVESGQITNIVIGMGINFSIRQEEFPADIQEKATSLFSDRQPTLTRNELIAAIWNRFYEILSQNNTDFLDYYRKKSFVLGKEVTFTQAGTQFQGTAETITEQGELIVRLKTGAQKILSSGEISLSSIK, from the coding sequence ATGACGATAAAAAGCAGCATCCTCTCTTTGCTAATGAGGCAATCTCCCGCCTTCATTTCAGGAGAAGAAATGGCCCAGCAGTTAAATGTCTCAAGAACAGCAATTTGGAAAGCCATCAACGAGCTAAAAAAAGATGGCCATGTGATCAATAGTGACCGAAAGGGCTACCAGTATCAGCCATCAGATATTTTATCCGTAGAAGGCATACGCCTACGCCTTGCAAAAGAGACGCCTGAACTGGCAATCAAGCTACTCAGCTCTTCTGCTTCAACGATGAAAGATGCCAAGCTTGCAGCGCTCAACGGCGAAGCTGAAAATACCTTAGTCATCGCAGACATGCAAGAAGCGCCCAAAGGCCGATTCGGTCGTCCTTTTTTCGCCAGCGAAGGCGGTGGCATCTACATGAGCATTTTACTACGCCCCAATCAAAGCTTTGAAGAGATGGCCCAATACACGATCATTATGGCCGTTGCTATCGCAGAGGCGACTGAGGCGATGACAGGAATTTCTCTGGAAATCAAATGGGTCAATGACATCTATAAAGACGGAAAGAAAATCTGCGGCATCCTATCAGAAGCAATGAGTGACGTTGAATCCGGTCAAATTACCAATATCGTCATCGGCATGGGAATCAATTTTTCCATCCGGCAGGAAGAATTCCCAGCGGATATCCAAGAGAAGGCAACTTCTCTATTTAGCGACCGACAACCGACACTTACTAGAAATGAACTGATTGCGGCGATCTGGAACCGATTCTACGAAATCCTAAGCCAAAATAATACAGATTTTCTTGATTACTATCGAAAAAAATCCTTTGTTCTCGGAAAAGAAGTCACCTTCACACAAGCCGGAACACAGTTTCAAGGAACCGCCGAAACAATCACCGAACAAGGTGAGCTGATTGTTCGACTAAAAACCGGAGCACAAAAGATACTATCCTCCGGTGAAATAAGTCTAAGCAGTATTAAATAG
- a CDS encoding FAD:protein FMN transferase: MRNRRLWAAFSLLFVLVLVIAGCSSNQKEESKVNKEPYSKQELLLGTYVQIRIYDDGKKDVLDQAFDRIKKLGDEITVNESGSEIDAINEKAGIEPVKVSDDVYTLLKRAYEYSEDSNGGFDMAIGPITQLWHIGFDDARKPSQEEIDQALKLVDYHKVVLDDKEKTVYLEEKGMALDLGAIAKGYITDEVVEVLKDNGVTTAIIDLGGNVYVLGHSPRGEDEDWNVGIQDPNKARNTVIGTVKERDKTLVTSGIYERYLKVNGETYHHLFDPTTGYPFDNDIAGVTIITNKSIDGDGLSTAVFSMGVKKGLEYAEGLKDVDVIFVTKDDKVYVSKDIEETFVLGEDSGYTMGDRSELE; this comes from the coding sequence ATGAGAAACCGACGACTATGGGCAGCCTTTAGTTTACTGTTTGTTTTAGTACTGGTAATTGCCGGTTGTTCAAGCAATCAGAAAGAAGAAAGTAAGGTAAATAAAGAGCCGTACTCAAAGCAGGAGCTATTACTGGGGACGTATGTGCAGATACGGATTTACGATGATGGGAAAAAGGATGTTTTGGATCAGGCCTTTGATCGAATCAAAAAACTGGGGGATGAAATCACTGTTAATGAATCCGGCTCAGAAATCGATGCAATCAATGAAAAAGCCGGGATTGAGCCAGTCAAGGTTTCCGATGATGTTTATACATTATTGAAACGCGCATATGAGTATAGTGAGGACTCCAACGGTGGTTTTGATATGGCGATCGGTCCAATTACTCAGTTGTGGCATATTGGCTTTGATGATGCCCGAAAACCATCACAGGAAGAAATCGATCAAGCATTGAAGCTGGTTGATTATCATAAAGTCGTATTAGATGATAAAGAAAAGACGGTTTATCTTGAAGAAAAAGGGATGGCGCTCGATCTTGGGGCTATCGCTAAGGGCTATATCACTGACGAAGTAGTAGAAGTGTTGAAGGACAATGGCGTAACGACAGCAATCATCGACCTCGGCGGGAATGTGTATGTTTTAGGGCACAGTCCAAGAGGAGAGGACGAGGACTGGAATGTCGGGATTCAAGACCCAAATAAAGCGAGAAATACCGTGATCGGTACGGTGAAAGAACGGGATAAAACATTAGTGACTTCCGGTATCTATGAACGATATCTGAAAGTCAATGGGGAAACCTACCATCATTTGTTTGATCCGACAACAGGCTATCCTTTTGATAATGATATTGCCGGTGTAACAATTATTACTAATAAGTCCATCGATGGGGATGGCTTGTCTACGGCTGTATTTTCTATGGGTGTGAAAAAAGGATTGGAATACGCAGAAGGACTGAAAGATGTGGATGTGATTTTTGTAACGAAGGACGATAAGGTTTATGTCAGCAAAGATATAGAAGAGACCTTTGTACTGGGAGAAGATTCCGGCTATACCATGGGGGATCGTTCAGAATTGGAGTAA